A portion of the Callithrix jacchus isolate 240 chromosome 21, calJac240_pri, whole genome shotgun sequence genome contains these proteins:
- the KRTAP13-2 gene encoding keratin-associated protein 13-2: MSYNCCSGNFSSRSCGGYMRYPGSSCGSSYPSNLVYSTDLCSPSTCQLGSSLYGGCQEPRCEPTSYQTSCVESSPCQTSCYRPRTSVLFSPCQTTYSGPLGFGSSSCRPLGYGSRSCYSVGCGSSGFRSLGYGGCGFPSLGYGSGFCRPTYLASRSCQSSWYRPAYGSTFCRSTC, encoded by the coding sequence ATGTCCTACAACTGCTGCTCTGGAAACTTCTCCTCCCGCTCCTGTGGGGGCTACATGCGCTACCCAGGCTCCTCCTGTGGTTCTTCCTACCCCAGCAACCTGGTCTACAGCACTGACCTCTGCTCTCCCAGCACCTGCCAGCTGGGTTCCTCTCTCTACGGGGGCTGTCAGGAGCCCCGCTGCGAGCCCACCAGCTACCAGACATCCTGTGTGGAGTCCAGCCCCTGCCAGACCTCCTGCTACCGCCCGAGAACCTCTGTGCTCTTCAGTCCCTGCCAGACGACTTACTCTGGGCCTCTAGGCTTTGGCTCCAGCAGCTGCCGCCCCCTGGGCTATGGATCCAGGAGCTGCTACTCAGTGGGCTGTGGATCCAGTGGCTTCAGATCCCTGGGTTATGGAGGCTGCGGCTTCCCTTCCCTGGGCTATGGATCTGGATTCTGCCGCCCAACCTACTTGGCTTCTAGGAGCTGCCAGTCCTCTTGGTACAGACCAGCCTACGGATCAACCTTCTGTAGATCAACTTGCTGA